The Lineus longissimus chromosome 2, tnLinLong1.2, whole genome shotgun sequence genome window below encodes:
- the LOC135482843 gene encoding complement receptor type 2-like isoform X2 — MDQKLLNHLRVKEFLLAVAMMASLLISHTSSKRYNFGDCPEMSSAVVNIANTESVTLKTGQTKWGHTRLNFSCQDYYRHFDGVDMQIYYCDKAKGFFPYWYEEIPICKEGACISPKKGSGQWMRLGDACYQKMNNGTFQEAKTQCTGVGGHVVDPMTTPLPNFPRQIYQVLWNITEAAIDVGPFWLDAEKKSGKWLTSDGTEIKNVCFDSVIKAGGAGNCLTAAMTKVQRTDSGCNVMIHDCAYQAFVICQHEEIGCPRDWPGGDRLLAQNGSTYTPKNCGAGKELFPKSATCQGGSWGLIPKCKKVKGCGKVHRYFRGPFKHKAKLNFKRICKKTRIMIPGMPALLTCMYGDFYYDTKSGGKVIKNKMTTAEVIGKMNRDGHRQGPCQVLKCKTPKHWKKIGFVVGGRPIADAYRVNLRINIICPPSYKTSKYLKKLNGQLRCLKTGRWNANVSSDATLCDRITCTKPYPAMPNNKRYLYSEGTKEMTVECANHHGTMARDGTWSTKVIIQCDLKTEQWVPPAEKCEAFKCTKPNKDIGRATVSGNTSSIRVSCKQEFEYADGKTLKDYICDLKKNNVGLYEYEKDRKDDKICGTMVKECRKLPVVENAVFKRSWLDVSYTCRNGYIFPDKKTTKNLKCAAKTGWPPIGNCAEILCTEQPANISNGNLTHWDKHQATYKCEKGYKFDTEDDGVINCTANGWPAIKCIIITTTTVPPTIVKSRGGGPGNGNGGTGGGGGDKGGGGGGGGRTIKLVQCVDVVQSHDHLKLINKGDFFTGYSAVYMCTDGFVFDNDQDYAMATCTDKGKMVPSTLPICVKKGCDLPQYIKHANKSLARTTVKHVMVYTCLKGYEFPNGNNIMYTTCSAKGTWVPTLPHCQLKTTCPSPPDAENATKTSREDHEPVGRINVYSCHAGHRFPNAIKNEYIWCTSRGRWNRRVVHACNLVHCGQLNVPSNASCEITRQELTGQGDDLVGTELKCRCYWDGARFRDGDLFKTPLCRSSGRWSMDLPPCGDAEWCYYPPQLHKAVLIDSKDQKRNSTVRYMCEKGYHWPNNMTNMTAYCNMSGFWTYPFKVCYPNPCEPIEDTLDALRLHSLNYSYSYYTHVPVPSQSNFTAFYRDELIVSCPDNTTEFPTGEVERQVTCSHDGTWKPKIPLCAKKLVSVKIRRHVHRPEMGPMPPIPMIALVFLAVVVGIIGLFLVLDVPKVLRDLFITGGRNRF; from the exons ATGGACCAAAAGCTGCTTAATCATCTACGGGTTAAAGAGTTCCTCCTCGCG GTTGCAATGATGGCCAGTCTGCTGATCTCTCACACGAGTTCGAAAAGATATAACTTCG GAGATTGTCCCGAGATGTCGAGTGCAGTCGTAAACATCGCGAACACGGAAAGCGTTACCTTAAAGACTGGACAAACAAAATGGGGCCACACCAGGCTGAACTTCTCCTGTCAGGATTACTACCGCCACTTTGATGGGGTTGACATGCAGATATATTATTGTGACAAGGCCAAAGGTTTCTTTCCGTATTGGTACGAAGAGATACCCATCTGTAAAG AGGGTGCATGCATTTCACCCAAGAAAGGTTCTGGTCAGTGGATGAGGTTGGGCGATGCCTGCTATCAGAAAATGAACAACGGGACCttccaggaggccaaaactcaGTGCACCGGAGTGGGTGGCCACGTCGTTGACCCCATGACTACTCCATTGCCCAACTTTCCAAGGCAGATCTATCAAGTTCTTTGGAATATCAC CGAAGCTGCCATCGATGTTGGTCCATTTTGGCTAGATGCAGAGAAAAAAAGCGGAAAGTGGCTAACCAGTGATGGAACTGAAATAAAGAATGTTTGTTTCGATAGCGTCATAAAGGCCGGGGGTGCCGGTAACTGCTTGACAGCCGCGATGACGAAAGTGCAAAGAACGGACAGTGGATGTAACGTTATGATACACGACTGTGCGTATCAGGCGTTTGTCATATGCCAGCACGAAG AAATTGGTTGCCCAAGGGACTGGCCTGGCGGCGATAGGTTGTTAGCCCAAAACGGGTCTACATACACACCGAAGAACTGTGGCGCAGGAAAAGAGCTCTTTCCAAAATCTGCAACCTGCCAAGGAGGAAGTTGGGGTCTGATACCCAAATGTAAAA AGGTAAAAGGTTGTGGAAAAGTACACAGGTATTTTCGTGGACCTTTCAAACACAAAGCCAAACTTAATTTTAAAAGAATTTGTAAAAAAACGAGAATAATGATCCCTGGCATGCCTGCATTATTGACATGCATGTACGGAGACTTTTATTACGACACAAAGTCAGGAGGAAAAgttatcaaaaataaaatgacaACTGCCGAAGTAATAGGAAAGATGAATAGGGATGGACACAGACAAGGTCCTTGTCAAG ttcTAAAATGTAAAACGCCCAAACATTGGAAAAAAATAGGATTTGTGGTGGGGGGACGTCCAATTGCTGACGCATATCGAGTGAATTTAAGGATCAATATTATATGTCCGCCGAGCTACAAAACGAGcaagtatttaaaaaaacttaacGGACAGCTTCGTTGCCTAAAGACCGGACGGTGGAATGCTAATGTTTCGTCGGATGCTACGTTATGCGATC GGATAACCTGTACAAAGCCATATCCTGCTATGCCGAACAATAAACGTTACCTTTATTCCGAGGGGACTAAGGAAATGACTGTAGAATGCGCCAATCATCATGGCACGATGGCACGGGATGGGACGTGGAGCACGAAAGTTATCATTCAGTGTGATCTCAAAACAGAGCAATGGGTACCGCCTGCGGAAAAATGCGAAG CTTTTAAATGCACCAAACCAAATAAAGACATCGGCAGGGCCACTGTCTCCGGGAATACCTCAAGCATACGCGTTTCCTGCAAACAAGAGTTTGAATACGCTGATGGGAAGACCTTGAAGGATTACATCTGTGATCTGAAGAAGAACAATGTTGGGTTATATGAGTACGAAAAAGACAGGAAGGATGATAAAATTTGTGGAA CAATGGTGAAAGAATGTAGGAAGTTACCTGTTGTTGAGAATGCCGTGTTCAAGAGATCCTGGCTGGATGTGTCTTACACCTGTAGGAATGGTTACATTTTTCCGGACAAAAAGACAACGAAAAACCTGAAATGTGCCGCCAAAACCGGCTGGCCTCCGATTGGGAATTGTGCAG AGATCCTTTGCACAGAACAACCAGCCAATATATCGAATGGTAACCTGACACATTGGGACAAACACCAGGCAACTTACAAGTGCGAAAAGGGCTACAAGTTCGATACTGAGGATGATGGGGTGATAAACTGCACAGCCAATGGTTGGCCTGCCATAAAGTGCATTA TAATCACAACCACAACAGTCCCACCTACGATAGTAAAATCCAGGGGTGGAGGCCCGGGGAATGGTAATGGAGGAACCGGCGGCGGCGGCGGAGATAAAGGTGGAGGTGGAGGTGGAGGCGGACGGACTATAAAATTGGTCCAGTGCGTCGATGTGGTCCAGTCGCATGACCACCTCAAGCTGATCAATAAAGGCGACTTCTTCACTGGTTATTCTGCTGTCTACATGTGCACTGACGGGTTCGTGTTCGATAATGACCAGGACTATGCCATGGCTACGTGTACGGACAAAGGAAAGATGGTTCCCAGCACATTACCAATCTGCGTCA agAAAGGGTGTGACCTCCCGCAATACATCAAACACGCAAACAAGAGTTTGGCCCGAACTACCGTAAAACACGTTATGGTGTACACGTGCCTGAAAGGATACGAATTTCCTAACGGAAATAATATCATGTACACGACCTGCAGTGCCAAGGGAACTTGGGTCCCGACCTTACCACATTGTCAAC TAAAAACGACGTGTCCGAGCCCGCCGGATGCAGAGAATGCAACCAAGACGTCTCGTGAAGACCACGAGCCGGTTGGAAGGATCAACGTCTATTCCTGTCATGCTGGCCACCGCTTTCCCAACGCCATCAAGAACGAGTACATCTGGTGTACAAGTCGGGGAAGGTGGAACAGAAGAGTTGTACATGCCTGCAATC TGGTCCATTGCGGACAACTAAACGTCCCCTCCAACGCATCATGCGAGATAACGAGACAAGAGCTTACAGGCCAGGGTGACGACCTGGTAGGCACGGAGCTGAAGTGCCGATGCTACTGGGACGGTGCCCGGTTCAGAGATGGTGACTTGTTCAAGACGCCCTTATGCCGTTCGAGTGGACGATGGAGTATGGATCTACCACCGTGCGGGG ATGCAGAATGGTGCTACTACCCACCTCAGCTCCATAAAGCAGTCCTCATTGACAGCAAAGACCAAAAGAGGAACAGTACTGTACGGTATATGTGCGAGAAAGGATACCATTGGCCCAATAACATGACCAACATGACGGCCTATTGTAACATGTCTGGATTTTGGACCTACCCGTTCAAAGTCTGTTACC CGAACCCCTGTGAGCCGATCGAAGACACTCTGGATGCCTTACGCCTTCACAGCCTAAATTACTCCTACTCGTATTACACTCACGTACCCGTGCCGAGCCAGTCCAACTTTACGGCGTTCTACAGGGACGAATTGATTGTCAGTTGTCCGGACAACACCACCGAGTTTCCCACTGGAGAGGTCGAGAGACAGGTCACGTGCTCACATGATGGCACATGGAAGCCGAAAATACCGCTTTGTGCCAAGAAATTAG TTTCAGTCAAAATTCGTCGCCATGTCCATAGGCCCGAAATGGGACCTATGCCACCCATACCCATGATAGCGCTGGTCTTCCTCGCCGTGGTTGTGGGAATCATTGGACTTTTTTTAGTGCTGGATGTACCAAAGGTTTTACGGGATCTATTCATAACTGGAGGAAGAAACCGATTTTGA
- the LOC135482843 gene encoding uncharacterized protein LOC135482843 isoform X1 — protein MDQKLLNHLRVKEFLLAVAMMASLLISHTSSKRYNFGDCPEMSSAVVNIANTESVTLKTGQTKWGHTRLNFSCQDYYRHFDGVDMQIYYCDKAKGFFPYWYEEIPICKEGACISPKKGSGQWMRLGDACYQKMNNGTFQEAKTQCTGVGGHVVDPMTTPLPNFPRQIYQVLWNITEAAIDVGPFWLDAEKKSGKWLTSDGTEIKNVCFDSVIKAGGAGNCLTAAMTKVQRTDSGCNVMIHDCAYQAFVICQHEEIGCPRDWPGGDRLLAQNGSTYTPKNCGAGKELFPKSATCQGGSWGLIPKCKKVKGCGKVHRYFRGPFKHKAKLNFKRICKKTRIMIPGMPALLTCMYGDFYYDTKSGGKVIKNKMTTAEVIGKMNRDGHRQGPCQVLKCKTPKHWKKIGFVVGGRPIADAYRVNLRINIICPPSYKTSKYLKKLNGQLRCLKTGRWNANVSSDATLCDRITCTKPYPAMPNNKRYLYSEGTKEMTVECANHHGTMARDGTWSTKVIIQCDLKTEQWVPPAEKCEAFKCTKPNKDIGRATVSGNTSSIRVSCKQEFEYADGKTLKDYICDLKKNNVGLYEYEKDRKDDKICGTMVKECRKLPVVENAVFKRSWLDVSYTCRNGYIFPDKKTTKNLKCAAKTGWPPIGNCAEILCTEQPANISNGNLTHWDKHQATYKCEKGYKFDTEDDGVINCTANGWPAIKCIIIPETTTPLSTTTTEAKSSGGRTNTGNSANPLAKPGSNGGTKSSASSSGSSIINSADGKSTENSGGSGPSTGSSAGGPFIGNKPMATSPRKIAGGTASRNREGGESATGKRAGGTATVKSTGGSLPRNNEGGSSTGNGAGGTSLGNIASGMTTGNNAGGQSTGNSANQPTKGRSISSSVITTTTVPPTIVKSRGGGPGNGNGGTGGGGGDKGGGGGGGGRTIKLVQCVDVVQSHDHLKLINKGDFFTGYSAVYMCTDGFVFDNDQDYAMATCTDKGKMVPSTLPICVKKGCDLPQYIKHANKSLARTTVKHVMVYTCLKGYEFPNGNNIMYTTCSAKGTWVPTLPHCQLKTTCPSPPDAENATKTSREDHEPVGRINVYSCHAGHRFPNAIKNEYIWCTSRGRWNRRVVHACNLVHCGQLNVPSNASCEITRQELTGQGDDLVGTELKCRCYWDGARFRDGDLFKTPLCRSSGRWSMDLPPCGDAEWCYYPPQLHKAVLIDSKDQKRNSTVRYMCEKGYHWPNNMTNMTAYCNMSGFWTYPFKVCYRNETEADLDARAPIPPLESPFGPMIAKLFIGFVVGVFGFIVLMDIPKMCYDLRTAGKNKFHQELHAQ, from the exons ATGGACCAAAAGCTGCTTAATCATCTACGGGTTAAAGAGTTCCTCCTCGCG GTTGCAATGATGGCCAGTCTGCTGATCTCTCACACGAGTTCGAAAAGATATAACTTCG GAGATTGTCCCGAGATGTCGAGTGCAGTCGTAAACATCGCGAACACGGAAAGCGTTACCTTAAAGACTGGACAAACAAAATGGGGCCACACCAGGCTGAACTTCTCCTGTCAGGATTACTACCGCCACTTTGATGGGGTTGACATGCAGATATATTATTGTGACAAGGCCAAAGGTTTCTTTCCGTATTGGTACGAAGAGATACCCATCTGTAAAG AGGGTGCATGCATTTCACCCAAGAAAGGTTCTGGTCAGTGGATGAGGTTGGGCGATGCCTGCTATCAGAAAATGAACAACGGGACCttccaggaggccaaaactcaGTGCACCGGAGTGGGTGGCCACGTCGTTGACCCCATGACTACTCCATTGCCCAACTTTCCAAGGCAGATCTATCAAGTTCTTTGGAATATCAC CGAAGCTGCCATCGATGTTGGTCCATTTTGGCTAGATGCAGAGAAAAAAAGCGGAAAGTGGCTAACCAGTGATGGAACTGAAATAAAGAATGTTTGTTTCGATAGCGTCATAAAGGCCGGGGGTGCCGGTAACTGCTTGACAGCCGCGATGACGAAAGTGCAAAGAACGGACAGTGGATGTAACGTTATGATACACGACTGTGCGTATCAGGCGTTTGTCATATGCCAGCACGAAG AAATTGGTTGCCCAAGGGACTGGCCTGGCGGCGATAGGTTGTTAGCCCAAAACGGGTCTACATACACACCGAAGAACTGTGGCGCAGGAAAAGAGCTCTTTCCAAAATCTGCAACCTGCCAAGGAGGAAGTTGGGGTCTGATACCCAAATGTAAAA AGGTAAAAGGTTGTGGAAAAGTACACAGGTATTTTCGTGGACCTTTCAAACACAAAGCCAAACTTAATTTTAAAAGAATTTGTAAAAAAACGAGAATAATGATCCCTGGCATGCCTGCATTATTGACATGCATGTACGGAGACTTTTATTACGACACAAAGTCAGGAGGAAAAgttatcaaaaataaaatgacaACTGCCGAAGTAATAGGAAAGATGAATAGGGATGGACACAGACAAGGTCCTTGTCAAG ttcTAAAATGTAAAACGCCCAAACATTGGAAAAAAATAGGATTTGTGGTGGGGGGACGTCCAATTGCTGACGCATATCGAGTGAATTTAAGGATCAATATTATATGTCCGCCGAGCTACAAAACGAGcaagtatttaaaaaaacttaacGGACAGCTTCGTTGCCTAAAGACCGGACGGTGGAATGCTAATGTTTCGTCGGATGCTACGTTATGCGATC GGATAACCTGTACAAAGCCATATCCTGCTATGCCGAACAATAAACGTTACCTTTATTCCGAGGGGACTAAGGAAATGACTGTAGAATGCGCCAATCATCATGGCACGATGGCACGGGATGGGACGTGGAGCACGAAAGTTATCATTCAGTGTGATCTCAAAACAGAGCAATGGGTACCGCCTGCGGAAAAATGCGAAG CTTTTAAATGCACCAAACCAAATAAAGACATCGGCAGGGCCACTGTCTCCGGGAATACCTCAAGCATACGCGTTTCCTGCAAACAAGAGTTTGAATACGCTGATGGGAAGACCTTGAAGGATTACATCTGTGATCTGAAGAAGAACAATGTTGGGTTATATGAGTACGAAAAAGACAGGAAGGATGATAAAATTTGTGGAA CAATGGTGAAAGAATGTAGGAAGTTACCTGTTGTTGAGAATGCCGTGTTCAAGAGATCCTGGCTGGATGTGTCTTACACCTGTAGGAATGGTTACATTTTTCCGGACAAAAAGACAACGAAAAACCTGAAATGTGCCGCCAAAACCGGCTGGCCTCCGATTGGGAATTGTGCAG AGATCCTTTGCACAGAACAACCAGCCAATATATCGAATGGTAACCTGACACATTGGGACAAACACCAGGCAACTTACAAGTGCGAAAAGGGCTACAAGTTCGATACTGAGGATGATGGGGTGATAAACTGCACAGCCAATGGTTGGCCTGCCATAAAGTGCATTA TTATTCCTGAAACAACGACTCCCCTTAGTACAACAACAACTGAAG CCAAGTCTTCAGGTGGTAGAACAAACACCGGGAACAGTGCCAACCCACTGGCAAAGCCTGGTTCTAACGGGGGAACGAAATCTTCAG CTTCATCAAGTGGATCATCCATTATAAACAGTGCTGATGGAAAATCCACTGAAAATAGTGGTGGCAGTGGACCATCCACTGGGAGCAGTGCTGGTGGCCCGTTCATTGGAAACAAACCAATGGCCACGTCCCCCAGGAAGATTGCTGGTGGCACGGCCTCTAGAAACAGGGAAGGAGGCGAGTCTGCCACTGGAAAGAGAGCCGGTGGCACGGCCACTGTAAAGAGTACAGGTGGCTCGTTGCCTAGAAACAATGAAGGCGGCTCGTCCACTGGAAACGGTGCAGGTGGCACCTCCCTTGGAAACATTGCAAGTGGCATGACGACTGGAAACAATGCTGGCGGCCAATCTACTGGAAACAGTGCAAACCAACCAACGAAAGGGAGATCAATATCTTCATCAG TAATCACAACCACAACAGTCCCACCTACGATAGTAAAATCCAGGGGTGGAGGCCCGGGGAATGGTAATGGAGGAACCGGCGGCGGCGGCGGAGATAAAGGTGGAGGTGGAGGTGGAGGCGGACGGACTATAAAATTGGTCCAGTGCGTCGATGTGGTCCAGTCGCATGACCACCTCAAGCTGATCAATAAAGGCGACTTCTTCACTGGTTATTCTGCTGTCTACATGTGCACTGACGGGTTCGTGTTCGATAATGACCAGGACTATGCCATGGCTACGTGTACGGACAAAGGAAAGATGGTTCCCAGCACATTACCAATCTGCGTCA agAAAGGGTGTGACCTCCCGCAATACATCAAACACGCAAACAAGAGTTTGGCCCGAACTACCGTAAAACACGTTATGGTGTACACGTGCCTGAAAGGATACGAATTTCCTAACGGAAATAATATCATGTACACGACCTGCAGTGCCAAGGGAACTTGGGTCCCGACCTTACCACATTGTCAAC TAAAAACGACGTGTCCGAGCCCGCCGGATGCAGAGAATGCAACCAAGACGTCTCGTGAAGACCACGAGCCGGTTGGAAGGATCAACGTCTATTCCTGTCATGCTGGCCACCGCTTTCCCAACGCCATCAAGAACGAGTACATCTGGTGTACAAGTCGGGGAAGGTGGAACAGAAGAGTTGTACATGCCTGCAATC TGGTCCATTGCGGACAACTAAACGTCCCCTCCAACGCATCATGCGAGATAACGAGACAAGAGCTTACAGGCCAGGGTGACGACCTGGTAGGCACGGAGCTGAAGTGCCGATGCTACTGGGACGGTGCCCGGTTCAGAGATGGTGACTTGTTCAAGACGCCCTTATGCCGTTCGAGTGGACGATGGAGTATGGATCTACCACCGTGCGGGG ATGCAGAATGGTGCTACTACCCACCTCAGCTCCATAAAGCAGTCCTCATTGACAGCAAAGACCAAAAGAGGAACAGTACTGTACGGTATATGTGCGAGAAAGGATACCATTGGCCCAATAACATGACCAACATGACGGCCTATTGTAACATGTCTGGATTTTGGACCTACCCGTTCAAAGTCTGTTACC GCAATGAAACCGAAGCAGACCTTGATGCCAGGGCTCCAATCCCACCCCTGGAGTCTCCGTTTGGTCCAATGATTGCCAAGCTGTTCATCGGATTTGTGGTCGGGGTGTTCGGCTTCATCGTCTTGATGGACATCCCCAAGATGTGCTATGATCTCAGAACTGCAGGCAAGAACAAATTCCACCAAGAGCTACATGCGCAGTAA
- the LOC135482844 gene encoding uncharacterized protein LOC135482844 — MVVCSPRLEETVEVKEAVAPMEVVKTFPYISLKPLLYVMQAFGLFHSRHFGPRGIFWQVYSACSCIIVFSSLARSFCIIDVEHVGFNNVFFQHMVVIIWLVWCFGSGFAMYRIWAVYEKGPAFLLELHTVVDCCQLKHHCYKHNLRRRAVIVTGLSLFWIAMNTITTIYFLETTIALGLGFILSPKWVYDAMPQWGKYVSLVVASFTQLVNSAFWCLPPAFNHCLCYAMMMELKSFNKAFDDAVKEDATLGGLLARFRKRHQRVAKLVESADSFLGIHISVTLGCSMILLIFLVYNSLWDNRITSSPQLIITQFMWIFTTGAFAGVILHSGASVNKAAHESLSRLHDIEIEDTQGNKDNAELSLFINKLSGPPIGLTALGLFVINKPSVLTTLGMFLTYFIIVVQFRLPSEPAAYGNSTISP; from the exons ATGGTTGTATGTAGTCCACGATTAGAAGAGACTGTCGAGGTTAAGGAAGCAGTCGCTCCGATGGAAGTGGTGAAGACGTTTCCTTACATTTCTCTCAAGCCGCTGCTGTACGTTATGCAAGCTTTCGGACTTTTTCACAGCCGCCATTTTGGACCGAGGGGAATATTTTGGCAGGTCTACAGTGCCTGTAGCTGCATTATTGTGTTTTCATCCCTGGCACGATCCTTCTGCATCATAGACGTGGAACACGTAGGCTTCAATAACGTGTTTTTTCAACATATGGTAGTCATAATCTGGCTGGTGTGGTGTTTTGGAAGTGGTTTCGCTATGTACCGAATCTGGGCAGTTTATGAAAAGGGACCAGCCTTTTTACTCGAATTGCACACGGTTGTCGATTGCTGTCAGTTGAAACATCATTGCTACAAACACAATTTGCGAAGAAGGGCGGTAATTGTGACCGGACTGAGTCTCTTCTGGATTGCCATGAATACAATAACAACTATATACTTTCTTGAAACTACAATTGCATTGGGGCTTGGTTTCATCCTTTCTCCAAAATGGGTGTATGATGCAATGCCACAATGGGGAAAGTACGTGAGCCTAGTTGTCGCCAGCTTCACTCAGCTGGTGAATAGTGCCTTTTGGTGTCTGCCACCGGCATTCAACCATTGCTTGTGTTACGCCATGATGATGGAGCTTAAAAGCTTTAATAAAGCTTTTGACGATGCAGTGAAGGAAGATGCGACTCTTGGCGGGCTTCTTGCACGTTTCAGGAAAAGGCACCAGAGg GTCGCAAAACTCGTCGAATCTGCGGACAGCTTTCTTGGTATTCATATCTCCGTGACCCTCGGATGTTCCATGATCCTACTCATCTTCCTTGTCTACAATTCTCTGTGGGATAACAGGATAACCAGCAGTCCCCAGTTAATAATTACCCAGTTTATGTGGATCTTTACCACTGGGGCTTTCGCTGGTGTGATACTGCATAGCGGAGCATCCGTCAACAAAGCA GCACACGAGAGCCTCTCACGACTGCATGATATCGAGATCGAGGATACGCAAGGGAATAAGGATAACGCGGAG CTTTCCCTCTTTATAAACAAACTCTCGGGACCTCCGATAGGATTGACCGCACTGGGTCTCTTCGTTATTAACAAACCATCAGTGCTTACT ACTCTTGGAATGTTCCTGACATATTTCATCATCGTTGTACAATTTCGATTGCCTTCCGAACCAGCTGCATATGGGAATTCGACCATCAGTCCATAA